In the genome of Natronorubrum sediminis, one region contains:
- a CDS encoding type I 3-dehydroquinate dehydratase has protein sequence MGLDFDSFVLAASTADLSTEPVARDHADAIEFRMDLAEESLEALESYDDGDGELPVLATNRAEWEGGEWNGDDAARLEALAEATRFEAVGAIDIELESILEGDAEDLLETARERDVTVVASAHDFEGTPTRGEMVSTLTEAGKYADVSKLAVTAESHADTLAVLAATEQMTAHGDRVATMAMGELGSHTRAVAPVYGSKIGYAPVEAPDATAPGQYDLETLSRLVSQLEA, from the coding sequence ATGGGACTCGACTTCGACTCGTTCGTACTCGCCGCATCGACCGCCGATCTCTCGACGGAACCAGTCGCTCGAGACCACGCCGACGCGATCGAATTCCGAATGGACCTCGCAGAGGAATCCCTCGAGGCCCTCGAGTCCTACGACGATGGTGACGGCGAGTTGCCCGTCTTGGCGACGAACCGCGCCGAGTGGGAGGGCGGCGAATGGAACGGCGACGACGCTGCCCGTCTCGAGGCGCTCGCCGAGGCGACGCGCTTCGAAGCCGTCGGCGCGATCGATATCGAACTCGAGTCGATTCTCGAGGGTGACGCCGAGGACCTTCTCGAGACTGCACGCGAGCGAGACGTCACGGTCGTCGCGTCGGCACACGATTTCGAGGGGACGCCGACTCGCGGTGAGATGGTTTCGACGCTGACCGAGGCAGGCAAGTACGCCGACGTCTCGAAACTGGCCGTCACCGCCGAATCGCACGCCGATACGCTCGCGGTCCTCGCCGCGACCGAGCAAATGACGGCCCACGGCGACCGCGTGGCGACGATGGCGATGGGCGAGTTGGGAAGTCACACGCGTGCTGTCGCGCCGGTGTACGGTTCGAAAATCGGCTACGCCCCCGTCGAAGCGCCAGACGCGACTGCGCCGGGACAATACGACCTCGAGACGCTCTCGAGGCTCGTCTCGCAGTTAGAGGCCTAA
- a CDS encoding DUF7575 domain-containing protein produces the protein MTWLRAMAAAGLSLFFPGAGHALLRDWFRALVFAGLYFSAVWFFFPVEQMASASSFSGMMDVVNTETDTMSQFFIMFIALFAAIDATFRALGFPPESNDQTDGPSCPECGKGLDEDLGFCHWCTTRLEPVDSEAEDVDETEREEPVHN, from the coding sequence ATGACATGGCTTCGTGCGATGGCCGCCGCCGGTCTTTCGCTCTTTTTTCCGGGGGCAGGTCACGCCTTACTTCGCGATTGGTTTCGTGCACTCGTCTTTGCCGGGCTGTACTTCTCGGCGGTTTGGTTCTTCTTCCCGGTCGAACAAATGGCTTCCGCGAGCTCGTTCTCGGGGATGATGGACGTCGTCAACACGGAGACGGACACGATGTCACAGTTCTTCATCATGTTCATCGCGCTCTTTGCGGCGATCGACGCCACCTTCAGAGCGCTCGGCTTTCCGCCAGAAAGTAACGACCAGACTGATGGCCCGTCCTGTCCCGAGTGTGGCAAAGGGCTCGACGAAGACCTCGGGTTCTGTCACTGGTGTACGACTCGCCTCGAGCCAGTAGACTCAGAGGCCGAAGACGTCGACGAGACGGAACGGGAAGAGCCCGTTCACAACTAA
- a CDS encoding NRAMP family divalent metal transporter produces the protein MASRNYEIGGVQSRISDLLESYGLGVLFAANVFGAGSVYILADTGANFAFALLWVLPLAFLIDIALHDMSARLAVSREPLTDYIVDRLPGPSGQLVIIAMALMSAFWSIANYAIAGAALAWLVPGLDNVIIGILLASGVGIALVELRVYERIEGAIAAMVITVFASYGLLLLGLDIPVGDVVAGLMPALESDVGYLTAIIALLGTTVYWPNFFIQSSIGPTKEWSDVNTYRRDNAAGIITTLTIGAFVMIVSAITLTEGPTTLTGPGEPLAALLGSGALYIFLFAALLASFSSATGTLFGAGYMVPQAFGHHTRFGDTKFRATVVGLIIFSAVAAFWLLANTGLTPVRMAIIMPAINGLIALPITVLALIGAVNRYRDVSRAENIAFALVALVLLLGSITTADSLATTISGWL, from the coding sequence ATGGCGAGTAGAAATTACGAAATCGGTGGCGTACAGTCGCGGATTTCGGATTTATTGGAATCGTACGGTCTCGGAGTATTGTTCGCAGCAAACGTCTTCGGTGCTGGCTCGGTCTACATTCTTGCAGATACTGGCGCGAACTTTGCGTTCGCACTCCTGTGGGTGCTCCCGCTGGCGTTTCTCATCGATATCGCACTCCACGACATGTCCGCGCGGCTGGCCGTCTCTCGAGAACCGCTGACCGACTATATCGTCGACCGACTTCCCGGTCCGAGCGGACAATTAGTCATCATCGCGATGGCGTTGATGAGCGCGTTCTGGTCCATCGCGAATTACGCGATCGCCGGCGCGGCGTTAGCCTGGCTCGTTCCCGGGCTGGACAACGTCATTATCGGCATCCTGCTCGCGAGCGGCGTCGGAATCGCCCTCGTCGAGTTGCGCGTGTACGAACGCATCGAGGGCGCGATCGCCGCGATGGTGATCACCGTCTTCGCGTCCTACGGCCTCCTGCTGCTCGGTCTCGACATTCCCGTCGGTGACGTCGTCGCCGGCCTCATGCCAGCCTTAGAGAGCGACGTCGGCTACCTCACGGCCATCATCGCGTTACTCGGGACGACGGTTTATTGGCCGAACTTCTTCATCCAGTCAAGCATCGGACCGACGAAGGAGTGGTCCGACGTGAACACCTATCGCCGCGACAACGCCGCTGGCATCATCACGACGCTCACGATCGGCGCGTTCGTGATGATCGTCTCCGCAATTACGCTGACCGAGGGCCCGACGACGCTCACCGGGCCCGGCGAACCCCTCGCAGCACTCCTCGGAAGCGGCGCGCTCTACATCTTCCTGTTCGCCGCGTTGCTCGCCAGTTTCAGTTCGGCGACCGGGACGCTGTTCGGCGCTGGCTACATGGTCCCACAGGCGTTCGGCCATCACACCCGATTCGGAGACACGAAGTTCAGAGCGACCGTCGTCGGCCTCATCATCTTCTCGGCAGTCGCCGCATTCTGGTTGCTCGCGAACACCGGGCTCACGCCCGTCAGAATGGCCATCATCATGCCCGCGATCAACGGTCTCATCGCCCTGCCGATCACCGTCCTAGCGCTCATCGGCGCGGTCAACCGCTACCGAGACGTGTCGCGGGCCGAAAATATCGCGTTCGCCCTCGTCGCGCTCGTCTTGTTGCTCGGCAGCATCACGACGGCCGACTCGCTCGCAACCACCATCTCCGGATGGCTCTAA
- a CDS encoding 3-dehydroquinate synthase II encodes MTRSVWVKADDTVGDWDDQRERITAALEAGADWVLVDEDDVARVRELGDINVAAYRTDGDVTLVDDIDDAEADGDDEPTAQPDAIIVGKEGEGDATIDLPEDLSGSADLSTLRRRDGDIDRGAYIRILAKEYEHFAETAAVDADYTIVVGEDWTIIPLENLIARIGEETDLVAGVTSAEEAKTAFETLEIGADSVLLDSDDPDEIRQTVEVRDDADRESLDLQYAEVLDVERIGSADRVCVDTGTLLEHEEGMLVGSMSRGLVFVHAETAESPYVASRPFRVNAGAVHAYVRTPDGGTKYLSELQSGDEVQVVDTDGNTREAIVGRVKIEKRPMFRVALETEDGDRIETLLQNAETIKVATSDGRTAITDLEAGDELLHYYEDTARHFGEPVEESIIEK; translated from the coding sequence ATGACGCGATCTGTCTGGGTCAAAGCCGACGACACCGTCGGCGACTGGGATGACCAACGCGAACGGATTACCGCTGCACTCGAGGCGGGTGCAGACTGGGTACTGGTCGACGAAGACGACGTTGCACGGGTCCGAGAACTGGGCGATATCAACGTCGCAGCCTACCGAACCGACGGCGACGTGACGCTCGTCGACGACATCGACGACGCCGAAGCCGACGGCGACGATGAGCCGACCGCACAACCCGACGCTATCATCGTCGGGAAGGAAGGCGAAGGCGACGCGACGATCGACCTGCCCGAGGATCTCTCGGGCTCTGCCGATCTCTCGACACTCCGCCGGCGTGACGGCGACATCGACCGCGGCGCGTACATCCGCATCCTCGCGAAGGAGTACGAACACTTCGCCGAAACCGCCGCTGTAGACGCCGACTACACCATCGTCGTCGGCGAAGACTGGACGATCATCCCCCTCGAGAACCTGATCGCTCGTATCGGCGAGGAAACCGATCTCGTGGCCGGCGTCACGAGTGCCGAGGAGGCGAAGACGGCGTTCGAAACGCTCGAGATCGGTGCTGACTCAGTCCTACTCGACTCCGACGATCCAGACGAGATCCGACAGACGGTCGAGGTTCGCGACGACGCCGATCGGGAATCGCTCGACCTTCAGTACGCGGAAGTCCTCGACGTCGAACGCATCGGCAGCGCCGACCGCGTCTGCGTCGATACGGGCACCCTCCTCGAGCACGAGGAAGGCATGCTCGTCGGCTCGATGTCTCGCGGCCTCGTGTTCGTCCACGCCGAAACGGCGGAGTCGCCTTACGTTGCATCTCGACCGTTCCGCGTCAACGCCGGTGCCGTCCACGCTTACGTCCGGACGCCCGACGGCGGCACGAAGTACCTCTCGGAACTCCAGAGCGGCGACGAAGTGCAGGTCGTCGATACCGACGGAAACACGCGCGAAGCGATCGTCGGGCGGGTCAAAATCGAAAAGCGACCGATGTTCCGGGTCGCCCTCGAGACCGAAGACGGCGACCGCATCGAGACCCTCCTCCAGAACGCAGAGACGATCAAAGTTGCGACGTCCGACGGTCGAACTGCGATTACCGATCTCGAGGCCGGCGACGAACTCCTTCACTACTACGAGGATACGGCCCGACACTTCGGCGAACCGGTCGAAGAGAGCATCATCGAGAAGTAA
- a CDS encoding HAD family hydrolase encodes MSAYDAICFDLDRTLCESTQDPEALLESAFDQAHLEPFCTPGDLRAAVPSVPTAETALEFYENLFTAVAANADVEPTHTSTLAERYLEAQDPSAVRFRPGAKAALEHARERGPVGLITNGGRPTQTQKLEALDIADAFDVRVFTEPSKGIHPKPDAAPFEYALRELEATPDAALHIGDSLHADVAGANAMGLDSAWLDLGHDDPANVGHEPTYELASLEAFETIV; translated from the coding sequence ATGAGTGCGTACGATGCGATCTGTTTCGATCTCGATCGAACGCTCTGTGAGTCGACCCAGGACCCCGAGGCGCTTCTCGAGTCCGCGTTCGATCAGGCTCACCTCGAGCCGTTTTGCACGCCGGGTGATCTCAGAGCGGCCGTCCCGTCGGTTCCGACCGCCGAGACGGCTCTCGAGTTCTACGAGAATCTCTTTACAGCAGTCGCTGCAAATGCCGACGTCGAACCGACTCACACGTCGACGCTCGCAGAGCGCTATCTCGAGGCACAGGACCCGTCTGCCGTTCGGTTTCGCCCCGGGGCAAAGGCGGCACTCGAGCACGCCCGCGAGCGCGGCCCGGTCGGCTTGATCACGAACGGTGGCCGCCCGACACAGACGCAGAAACTCGAGGCACTCGACATCGCGGACGCGTTCGACGTGCGGGTGTTTACGGAACCAAGCAAGGGCATTCATCCGAAGCCGGACGCTGCTCCCTTCGAATACGCGTTGAGAGAACTCGAGGCGACGCCCGACGCGGCGCTTCACATTGGTGACTCACTGCACGCGGATGTCGCGGGGGCGAACGCGATGGGGCTCGATTCGGCCTGGCTCGATTTGGGCCACGACGACCCCGCAAACGTCGGTCACGAACCGACGTACGAACTCGCGTCGCTCGAGGCCTTCGAGACGATTGTGTAG
- a CDS encoding SprT-like domain-containing protein, giving the protein MTDADLTIDDEIVARARIHAREVCREYDLEIDREALEWEVSTRARRRAGACRWNRSREVATIVLTRQAYERYEWETFAGVVRHELVHAWEFQHFGESGHGTRFREQATRLEAPRHCETFSEPRYVLRCLASACEWSARRHRASKPVKAPDQYRCGQCGHDYEVEHAESGRTWTSASEYGGVKAALGETW; this is encoded by the coding sequence GTGACCGACGCCGACCTCACGATCGACGACGAAATCGTCGCTCGCGCCCGGATTCACGCCCGCGAGGTCTGCCGCGAGTACGATCTCGAGATCGATCGCGAGGCCCTCGAGTGGGAGGTGTCGACTCGCGCGCGCCGACGTGCCGGGGCCTGTCGGTGGAACCGTTCGCGCGAGGTCGCGACGATCGTGTTGACCCGGCAAGCGTACGAACGCTACGAGTGGGAAACGTTCGCCGGCGTCGTCAGACACGAACTCGTTCACGCCTGGGAGTTCCAACACTTCGGCGAGTCCGGCCACGGCACCCGGTTTCGAGAGCAGGCGACGCGACTCGAGGCCCCTCGCCACTGCGAGACGTTCTCCGAGCCACGATACGTCCTGCGGTGTCTCGCCTCGGCGTGTGAGTGGTCGGCGCGGCGACACCGCGCGTCCAAACCGGTGAAAGCACCCGACCAGTATCGCTGTGGCCAGTGCGGACACGACTACGAGGTCGAACACGCCGAGAGCGGGCGGACCTGGACGAGTGCGAGTGAGTACGGCGGCGTGAAAGCAGCCCTCGGCGAGACGTGGTAA
- a CDS encoding phosphorylase family protein, protein MSEPSRPEPRAPDPTAPVSPAALVLTAACEAPLDERRPWLERATLVDALLVPGTDTPVYLTEDDVAITTTGIGKSDAATTTTALLATPGVDLESTYVVSSGIAGSSPETTALGSVAIADAVVDWDRKHRWDHRPDSSSADAAGETSTDRPIDLLAYRPRDYVHRLEESVVECALEAARDVALEKDEDARAYQRTYPDVPDAGPTIERGTTVCGDEFWHGTRYAREVEWLCAEYEVEPYVTTQMEDAATARALERFGLREQYLSVRSVANYDRPAPSQSVAESFDGNPASLTLGITNAARVGEAVVEGLVTVDPLGLEATSSR, encoded by the coding sequence ATGAGCGAGCCGTCACGACCCGAGCCACGTGCACCGGATCCAACTGCGCCGGTTTCCCCTGCTGCGCTGGTTCTCACGGCCGCGTGCGAAGCCCCACTCGACGAACGACGGCCGTGGCTCGAGCGCGCCACGCTCGTCGACGCGCTCTTGGTTCCCGGGACTGACACGCCGGTGTACCTCACCGAAGACGACGTTGCGATCACGACGACGGGGATCGGCAAGAGCGACGCGGCGACGACGACGACCGCATTACTCGCCACGCCGGGAGTCGATCTCGAGTCGACCTACGTCGTCTCGAGTGGTATCGCGGGTTCGTCCCCCGAGACGACTGCGCTCGGGTCGGTCGCTATCGCCGACGCGGTCGTCGATTGGGACCGAAAACACCGCTGGGACCACAGACCGGACTCGAGTTCCGCCGATGCAGCCGGCGAAACTTCCACGGATCGCCCCATCGACCTTCTCGCCTACCGTCCCCGAGACTACGTTCACCGTCTCGAAGAGAGCGTCGTCGAGTGCGCACTCGAGGCTGCCCGGGATGTCGCCCTCGAGAAAGACGAGGACGCCCGTGCGTACCAGCGAACGTATCCGGACGTGCCGGACGCAGGGCCGACGATCGAACGCGGAACGACCGTCTGTGGCGACGAGTTCTGGCACGGGACGCGCTACGCCCGAGAAGTCGAGTGGCTCTGTGCGGAGTACGAGGTGGAACCGTACGTGACCACTCAGATGGAAGACGCGGCGACGGCGCGCGCACTCGAGCGATTCGGCCTGCGCGAGCAGTACCTGAGCGTTCGGTCGGTCGCCAACTACGATCGGCCGGCACCCAGCCAGTCGGTCGCCGAGAGTTTCGACGGTAATCCCGCGAGTCTCACGCTGGGGATTACCAACGCCGCCCGCGTCGGCGAGGCCGTCGTCGAGGGACTCGTGACGGTAGATCCGCTCGGTCTCGAGGCGACCTCCTCGCGTTAG
- the trpA gene encoding tryptophan synthase subunit alpha — translation MSGDSTASEYDSDVEAAIRENHPALITYITAGDPSLEDTKAYVEALDRGGSDLIELGLPFSEPIAEGPTIQAAINRALEAGTTPEGFFELIDDLDTEAPLLVMTYYNMILQYGPSAAVRPFVERAAETGLSGIIVPDLPAEEADPLREACDDHGLDLVFIVAPTTEGERLERIMSQVSGFAYVQARLGTTGARADVSNATHDSLSRLDDYDVPKAVGFGVSEGDHAAEIIEADADGVIVGSALVDIVAEHGSAGAAPAADALEAKARELKRGALRGGETLTNDTEDTPEPEQP, via the coding sequence ATGAGCGGCGATTCGACGGCGTCCGAGTACGACAGCGACGTCGAAGCCGCCATTCGAGAGAACCACCCCGCCCTCATCACGTACATCACGGCGGGCGACCCGTCGCTCGAGGACACCAAAGCGTACGTCGAGGCCCTCGACCGCGGCGGTTCGGACCTGATCGAACTGGGCCTTCCCTTCTCGGAACCGATCGCCGAGGGGCCGACGATTCAGGCTGCGATCAACCGCGCACTCGAGGCTGGAACGACGCCCGAGGGCTTTTTCGAACTGATCGACGACCTCGACACGGAGGCGCCGCTGCTGGTGATGACGTACTACAACATGATCCTGCAGTACGGGCCGTCTGCGGCCGTCCGGCCCTTCGTCGAGCGCGCCGCCGAGACCGGACTCTCGGGGATCATCGTTCCGGACCTCCCCGCCGAGGAAGCCGATCCCCTCCGCGAGGCCTGTGACGATCACGGCCTCGACCTCGTCTTCATCGTCGCGCCGACGACCGAAGGCGAACGCCTCGAGCGAATCATGTCGCAGGTGTCGGGCTTCGCTTACGTGCAGGCTCGCCTCGGGACGACCGGCGCGCGCGCAGACGTCTCGAACGCGACCCACGACAGCCTCTCGCGACTCGACGACTACGACGTGCCCAAGGCCGTCGGCTTCGGCGTCAGCGAGGGCGACCACGCGGCCGAGATCATCGAAGCCGATGCCGACGGCGTCATCGTGGGCAGCGCGCTCGTCGACATCGTTGCCGAACACGGTTCGGCGGGTGCTGCCCCTGCGGCCGACGCTCTCGAGGCCAAAGCCCGGGAGCTCAAACGCGGCGCACTTCGGGGAGGCGAGACCCTCACGAACGATACGGAAGATACACCGGAACCAGAACAGCCATAA
- the trpC gene encoding indole-3-glycerol phosphate synthase has translation MNSKTELAPAVASILEAARERPGGDAPVDVDARSLPDALARAEADGRVPIIAEVKPTSPTADGTRSDDPVELARAMVEGGAAAISVLTEPTHFGGSSESLTRVREAVSVPVLRKDFLVREDQLDVVEADLALLIARFVGDQKSNDSRASQNTSRSDADLEELVVAARERGFQALVEVHDQEELEDALAAGANIIGVNNRDLAKLEVDLETFESVAPHVPDDVTLIAESGVSSPDDVRRMREAGADALLVGSAIMDHGAGDSDVTENTRRLVTATEEDE, from the coding sequence ATGAACTCCAAAACGGAGCTCGCTCCGGCGGTGGCGTCGATCCTCGAGGCCGCCAGAGAGCGCCCGGGTGGTGACGCCCCCGTCGACGTCGACGCGCGCTCGTTACCCGACGCGCTGGCGCGAGCGGAGGCGGACGGTCGCGTGCCAATAATCGCGGAGGTAAAGCCGACGAGCCCGACAGCCGACGGGACGCGTTCGGACGACCCGGTCGAACTGGCCCGGGCGATGGTCGAGGGTGGCGCAGCGGCGATTTCCGTCCTCACCGAGCCGACGCACTTCGGTGGCTCATCCGAGTCACTGACGCGAGTCCGAGAGGCCGTTTCGGTCCCCGTGCTTCGCAAGGACTTCCTCGTCCGCGAGGACCAACTCGACGTCGTCGAAGCCGACCTCGCCTTGCTCATCGCACGCTTCGTCGGCGATCAGAAATCGAACGATTCGCGAGCGAGTCAGAATACGTCGAGGTCTGACGCTGACCTCGAGGAACTCGTCGTCGCGGCTCGAGAGCGAGGGTTCCAGGCGCTCGTCGAGGTCCACGACCAGGAGGAACTCGAGGACGCGCTCGCAGCCGGGGCGAACATCATCGGGGTCAACAACCGCGATCTGGCGAAACTCGAGGTCGACCTCGAAACCTTCGAGTCCGTCGCGCCCCACGTCCCTGACGACGTAACGTTGATCGCCGAAAGTGGCGTCTCCTCGCCAGACGATGTTCGGCGAATGCGCGAGGCGGGTGCCGACGCCCTCCTGGTCGGCAGCGCCATCATGGACCACGGCGCGGGTGACAGTGACGTGACGGAGAACACCCGACGGCTGGTCACCGCGACGGAGGAAGACGAATGA
- a CDS encoding 2-amino-3,7-dideoxy-D-threo-hept-6-ulosonate synthase: MTTTGIDARLDRIGTDGSYVIVPMDHGTTIGAVQGLKDIESTIDGVTSGGADAVLTQKGIAPRVHEHKNDKGYIVHLNGSTAIGPDENEKRLTGTVEEAVRVGADAVSFHINVGSNHEPDQITQLADVTEQATRLGMPVLAMAYARGPDIDSADPDALGHAVRLAEELGADIVKTGYSGDADSFEHVCESTRLPVVIAGGSRGTDRQTIEMVRGAMDAGGAGVSMGRSIFQHENPQAIANAVSGVVHHDLSTDDALAKSGLALEA, from the coding sequence ATGACTACCACAGGAATCGACGCCAGACTCGACAGAATCGGTACAGACGGCTCCTACGTGATCGTTCCGATGGATCACGGCACTACGATCGGTGCCGTACAGGGGCTCAAAGACATCGAATCGACGATCGACGGTGTCACCAGCGGCGGTGCGGACGCGGTCCTCACGCAGAAGGGCATCGCACCCCGCGTTCACGAACACAAAAACGACAAGGGTTACATCGTCCACCTCAATGGATCGACGGCGATCGGTCCCGACGAGAACGAGAAACGGTTGACCGGAACCGTCGAGGAAGCCGTTCGAGTCGGTGCTGACGCCGTCTCCTTTCATATCAACGTCGGATCGAATCACGAACCCGACCAGATCACCCAACTCGCCGACGTAACCGAGCAGGCGACGCGCCTGGGCATGCCAGTGCTCGCGATGGCCTACGCGCGTGGCCCCGACATCGACTCCGCGGATCCCGACGCGCTCGGTCACGCCGTCCGGCTCGCGGAGGAACTCGGCGCGGATATCGTCAAAACGGGCTACAGCGGCGACGCAGATAGCTTCGAGCACGTCTGTGAGTCGACTCGACTCCCAGTCGTCATCGCCGGTGGCTCGAGAGGTACCGACCGACAGACCATCGAAATGGTACGCGGGGCGATGGACGCCGGTGGTGCTGGCGTCTCGATGGGTCGATCGATCTTCCAACACGAGAATCCTCAAGCGATCGCAAACGCCGTCTCCGGCGTCGTTCATCACGATCTCTCGACGGACGACGCACTGGCGAAATCAGGACTGGCACTCGAGGCCTAA
- the trpB gene encoding tryptophan synthase subunit beta, with the protein MSTSDHDHERNRERDSDATFGDYGGQYVPEALMPAVQELEDAYERYVLNNEDGFMDEFRERMREFGGRPTPLQRADRLSERYDREIYLKREDLVHGGAHKLNNALGQVLLAKYMGKERIVAETGAGQHGTATAMAAAHLEMPCEIYMGRTDVNRQRPNVYRMRMNGAEVNSVEAGSGTLKEAINETMRDWATTVERTHYVIGSVVGPHPFPKLVRDFQAVIGRETREQIREQAGRLPDSVVACAGGGSNTMGAFHEFVPDCADPRFANESSGRSPRDEDVGLYAVEAGGSSLEIDAENAVAPNSATLSTGTNGVLHGAMTKLLQSEEGQIMESHSVSAGLDYAGVGPELSHLVDSGRVTPVSVDDEAALEGFHRLSRLEGIIPALESSHALGYLEEAHEDLGDLVVVNVSGRGDKDLETVLEETEKRDLEAAPDVEVFDG; encoded by the coding sequence ATGAGCACGAGCGACCACGACCACGAACGAAACCGAGAGCGCGACAGCGACGCCACCTTCGGCGACTACGGTGGCCAGTACGTCCCCGAGGCACTGATGCCGGCCGTCCAGGAACTCGAGGACGCCTACGAGCGCTACGTATTGAACAACGAAGACGGCTTCATGGATGAGTTCCGCGAGCGCATGCGCGAGTTCGGCGGCCGGCCGACGCCGCTCCAGCGCGCGGATCGATTGAGCGAGCGCTACGACCGCGAGATCTACCTCAAACGCGAGGATCTCGTCCACGGCGGCGCACACAAGCTGAACAACGCGCTCGGGCAGGTCCTGCTCGCGAAGTACATGGGCAAAGAGCGAATCGTCGCCGAGACCGGCGCGGGCCAACACGGCACCGCGACGGCGATGGCCGCGGCCCACCTCGAGATGCCCTGTGAGATCTACATGGGTCGAACAGACGTCAACCGCCAGCGCCCGAACGTCTACCGGATGCGGATGAACGGGGCCGAGGTCAACTCCGTCGAGGCCGGCAGCGGAACCCTAAAGGAGGCGATCAACGAGACGATGCGCGACTGGGCGACGACGGTCGAACGAACCCACTACGTCATCGGATCGGTCGTCGGGCCCCACCCGTTCCCGAAACTGGTTCGTGACTTTCAGGCCGTTATCGGGCGAGAAACCCGCGAGCAGATCCGCGAGCAGGCGGGTCGACTCCCCGACAGCGTCGTCGCCTGCGCCGGCGGCGGGTCGAACACGATGGGTGCGTTCCACGAGTTCGTGCCGGACTGCGCGGACCCACGGTTCGCGAATGAATCGAGCGGACGGAGTCCGCGAGACGAAGACGTGGGACTGTACGCAGTCGAGGCCGGCGGCTCGAGCCTCGAGATCGACGCCGAGAACGCTGTCGCCCCGAACTCGGCGACGCTGTCGACGGGGACGAACGGCGTGCTTCACGGCGCGATGACGAAGCTGTTACAGAGCGAGGAGGGCCAGATCATGGAATCACACAGCGTGAGTGCCGGACTCGACTACGCGGGCGTCGGTCCCGAACTCTCGCACCTCGTCGACAGCGGACGGGTTACCCCCGTGAGCGTCGACGACGAGGCCGCACTCGAGGGCTTTCACCGACTGTCGCGACTCGAGGGGATCATCCCCGCACTCGAGTCGAGTCACGCGTTGGGCTATCTCGAAGAGGCGCACGAAGACCTCGGCGACCTCGTCGTCGTCAACGTCTCCGGCCGGGGCGACAAGGATCTGGAGACTGTGTTGGAGGAGACCGAAAAGCGTGATCTTGAGGCAGCCCCCGACGTGGAGGTGTTCGACGGATGA